CTCCGGATTGTGCATAAAGCGGCCGATTGAACCCTTTGTCATTTCGTGAGTTTGGCCAAATCGATCCGCGCCGTAGATCATTGGCTCCAGGGGGCGGGACTTGCTCTTGATTGCCGCCATGGCGGCCTTGGCGTACTCCAACTGCTCGCGCGCTTTCTGATTCGCTCGGTTCTGCCGCAGTCTCGTCTGGCTTTCTTTGAACCGGGCCTGTTGGCGCGGCAACTCTTCCTTGCGCCAGGCGGCAGTCCGCTCGCGATAGCTTTCCGGCCATTCCGCAGGTTTGGTGCGAACCCAGTCCACCTCGCCGTCGCCAGCGAACATCAGGGCCAAGAGAACCATTGCACGCATGGCACGCCCTTTCGGAAAAGTTAAAACTCGCCGGGCCTCGAAACTAGTTTCGAGGCGTGAAGGACGCCGCGCTCGGCCGATCAAAGCCGACCGTCGGGCGTTACTAGCACCCGGCGATCCCGCGTGGAGCATGGCCCGAGGCCGGTGAACTGAGATGCTCGACGTCGGTTGCCTTGACCGGCCGAGCGCAGCGGATGACTGTTCCGCTGCGCTACTTTGGGTAATCTGTTTGCAACTCCTTACCGCTTATCCAGTTAGCGGCGGAGGGATTCGAACCCCCGACACGCGGATTATGATTCCGCTGCTCTAACCAACTGAGCTACGCCGCCAAGTCTTGCTGCTGTAAGGGTTTGTTGCCTGTCCGGTGTTCACTGCTATCATGCTAGCGACACCCGTTGTGACTCCTGCAGCCACACCCCAGTCAGCCAGAACATGCGTAAAGATACCAGCAATCTATCGGGCGGCAAGCCGGCCAAACCGCACGCGGACTTCCCCCTATTTGCACATCTGACGGGCCGTTGGGCTAAGAAGGTTCGCGGCAAATTGTGCTACTTCGGACCGTGGCGAGACCCGGGCGCGGCACTGGCAAAATGGCTTGCGGAGAAGGACTATCTGCTCGCAGGCCGTCGCCCCCCGGAAACGCTCGATGGGCCGACCGTCCGCGACCTTTGCAACCGGTTCCTGACCACCAAGCAACACCTGGTTGACACCCTGGAGCTGAGCGCCCGGTCGTTCGCCGATTACCACCGAGTGTGTGATCGCGTCATTCAAGCCATGGGTAAGGACCGTAGGCTGGACGACGTCATGCCGGCGGACTTCGAAGATTTGCGTGCGTCGCTGTCGAAAACGCTAGGGCCTGTGGCGCTCGGAAATGAGATTCAACGCGTGCGCGTGTTGTTCAAGTACGCCTACGACGCCGCTTTGCTGGATAGGCCGATCAGATACGGTTCCGCGTTCAAGCGTCCTAGCCGCAAGGTGCTGCGTCAGGAGCGGCATTCCAAGGGACCGAGGATGTTTGAACCGGCAGACTTGCGGCTCCTCCTGGATGCAGCAGGCACCCAACTGCGCGCCATGATGTTGCTCGCGCTGAACGCGGGCTACGGCAACTCCGACGTCGGCACGTTGCC
This genomic window from Planctomycetia bacterium contains:
- a CDS encoding tyrosine-type recombinase/integrase, which encodes MRKDTSNLSGGKPAKPHADFPLFAHLTGRWAKKVRGKLCYFGPWRDPGAALAKWLAEKDYLLAGRRPPETLDGPTVRDLCNRFLTTKQHLVDTLELSARSFADYHRVCDRVIQAMGKDRRLDDVMPADFEDLRASLSKTLGPVALGNEIQRVRVLFKYAYDAALLDRPIRYGSAFKRPSRKVLRQERHSKGPRMFEPADLRLLLDAAGTQLRAMMLLALNAGYGNSDVGTLPMHSVDLVGCWLSYPRPKTAVPRRAPLWPESILAIRDVIACRPKHKRDVDAGLLFVTKYGQSWAKGTSTNPVSAEFRKILLKLGLHRSGLGFYSLRHVFQTIGDEAGDPVATSYIMGHADASMAGVYRERISDKRLVAVTDHVREWLFGKPTKRAK